Genomic window (Helianthus annuus cultivar XRQ/B chromosome 3, HanXRQr2.0-SUNRISE, whole genome shotgun sequence):
CTTTTCATAGCAAAAGTATATGCTTCTTTAGAGAGCAGATCATTAGCTGTCATTGCTTCAACCTTGGATTCACTTTTGGACTTGTTATCAGGGTTTATTTTATGGTTTACTTCATATGCCATGAGATATCCGAATCAGTTTCATTATCCGATAGGGAAGAACAGGATGCAGCCTGTTGTAAGCTCTTCAATATTTCAAATCACTCTGTTCATCATCATGTTATAATAAAAAGAGTAAACCTCaattttcgtccatgtggtttgctgATTTTAACACTCTAAGTCAAAtagtttaaaaattgcatttATCGTCCATTAGTTTGCTGATTTTAATAGTTTCAGTCCACTGGTTTGCTGATTTTAACAGGTTCAGTCCACACCACTAACACTGGTGTGGACTGAAACTGTTAAATCTAACACTAGTGTGGACTGAAACTGTTAAAATCAGCAAACTAATGGATGATaaatgcaatttttaaactattaGACTGAAAGTGTTAAAATcagcaaaccacagggatgaaaaTTGAGGTTTACTCTAATAAAAAAGTGCATATGTAGAAACTAATTATGTTGGATTGCAGGGCATTGTTGTGTTTGCATCAGTAATGGGAACTCTTGGATTCCAGATATTGCTAGAGTCTGGTAGGCAACTTATTGCCAAGGTATGCCATCGATTAAATCGTGTATATCATTATTTTATTAACCAGGAAAACCTGTTAGGGAAAACTCATGGGCCCCACCAATACACTGTTAAACAGTGAGACCGGTGTGGTCTTCAAGGGGTTAAGGAAGGAAACTCATGGGCCCCACCAATATCCTGTTAAATAGTGGGACGGTAGGATTTTTAATGGGGTTAAGAAAGGAAACCGGTGAAAGCTAGATTATAAACTAAGATCTCTAGATATAGGGGATCAGGCGCTTATCAATGTGCCACCTTGTCaagggttttgtttttttttcatcaagcttgattttttttttatatgaaCTTTGGATTGTTTCAGACTCACCCTGACACGAATAAATATAATGAAGAATGGGTGATTGGCATCATGGTAAGCGTGACCGTGGTGAAGTTTATATTGATGGTCTATTGCAGGAGATTCAAAAATGAAATCGTTAGGGCGTATGCTCAAGATCATTTCTTTGATGTTATCACCAATTCCATAGGATTAGCTTCAACTGTCTTAGCCGTTCGCTACAAGTGGTGGATTGACCCTGTGGGAGCTATTGTGGTTAGTATGATATACTCCACAAACACAAGTAGTTAACAACTTAATTGTTTAAGTGCGTTATTAAATCACATTTATTTGCAGATAGCACTTTATACAATCAGCACATGGGCGAGGACGGTCATGGAGAACGTGAGGTCGTTAATAGGGAGATCGGCCCCACCAGATTTCCTAGCGAAACTGACTTATTTGGTATGGAACCACCATAAGGAAATAAAGCATATTGACACAGTGAGAGCATACACATTTGGTTCTCAGTATTTTGTGGAGGTAGATATTGTGTTGCCAGAAGATATGCCACTCGGCCAAGCTCATAATATCGGTGAAATGCTACAAGAAAAGCTTGAACAACTGGCAGAAGTCGAGCGAGCCTTTGTTCATGTCGACTTTGAATTTAGTCACAGACCTGAACACAAAGCCAAGGTCTAACCTTCTATCATTTAACACTTCTTTTTTGTTTCAGctaaataaacaaacaagctttGTGAACAATTTTTCTATGACCATTTTAGGATTGTAATTTGTTGTCTAGTTGTATTGGTTTAGAATTTGGCAGATATATCGAATTTGAGTGGATTCTTGTGGTGATGTACTGATGTCGATTAAGTTTTCTTTTATATTGATTGATTTCTTTGTTGATGTTCACTATTACTCTTTTGTTAACAATAAACCATTCTATACAACTCAAAGTGACTGCAAGTTATAAGTAGATGGGTAGTTGTGTACTATGACAAAACATCCTACTTTTTTCAATATAAGTTGAAAACCGATGATCTCTGATTGTTAATCTACAGCATTTTTATCTATAGATAAATTGGAGGTAACCACTTCACTAGTTAAAATGAAAAGAAACTATTATCACTTTTATCTATTTTTAAATGGGAGATAAGTCAGATAACTACTTCACTAGTTAAAATGGAAAAAATATTATTATAGTCATAAAAAGGTCAAACATAACACAACAAATTATGAACAACTtgaataacatatatattacTAAATCTTTAATAAAAAGAGATGAATTTTGGGGTTTCAGATTGATGATCCATAGATATTGGGTGATACACCCGGCCAAAGCAATGAAGAGTGTTCTACAAGACTAACAAACCATCATCTTCGTTTGAATTGAGAAGATCTCTCTCTATAACTGTGCTCAATAATAAATATTGGTTTGTTAAGAGTATGTAAAAGGGTAGAGTTGGCAGTCTATATCAATTTTCAATTGTGTACACACACTTATCTCTTAGGGTGATGTGACATTATCGACGTCAAACCATGTATCCATCGAGAGCCTCTTGGCATGGATCATGTTTTTCACCATTAAGTGATCACCATGCAACATTTAAGTGGTCATCATGGACATTAACGAGGATCATGAGTACGTTACCGACTCACACATATATCTCACCTTCTTAACATGTTATGCTCTATAGATAGATAATTATGCCGGTGTCATAGCTCAGTAACAAGTGTATGTAAGGTTCTGACCGTGAGTGTCCATAGATCCTTAAGAATGGTAAGTAGGGAGTCGGGtctcaaggtttttttttttgaattctaCAATTTTGCTAAGCCATGGCTCTGGATATATACGTAATGATTTGGGTTCGTAGCGTGTAGGGTCAGAGACCCATGGGGTCGACACTATAAGAGCATTCCCATCCAGTCCATCATATGTAGTGTGTGGGGTTTTTAAAatgtaaagagtataaaaagtggttgtgagtgaaggagagagaaaatattactgttcatctgtatatttggggggacactgttcacccactataaggggact
Coding sequences:
- the LOC110929807 gene encoding metal tolerance protein 10; protein product: MEGDTGVTDNGGAAPKTILSPPQQSSSWRLNIDRFRLPEPSNSNSTDRFSGFRRLFRPFPRKRGKVREYYKKQERLLAGFNEMETINESGCLPESLTEDEMENLAKSERMAITVSNVANLVLFIAKVYASLESRSLAVIASTLDSLLDLLSGFILWFTSYAMRYPNQFHYPIGKNRMQPVGIVVFASVMGTLGFQILLESGRQLIAKTHPDTNKYNEEWVIGIMVSVTVVKFILMVYCRRFKNEIVRAYAQDHFFDVITNSIGLASTVLAVRYKWWIDPVGAIVIALYTISTWARTVMENVRSLIGRSAPPDFLAKLTYLVWNHHKEIKHIDTVRAYTFGSQYFVEVDIVLPEDMPLGQAHNIGEMLQEKLEQLAEVERAFVHVDFEFSHRPEHKAKV